In the Augochlora pura isolate Apur16 chromosome 7, APUR_v2.2.1, whole genome shotgun sequence genome, GATATCCGTCGGCGTTGATATGCTGTGGCACGTGAACAGCCTATGGAACGTGTATCTCACGGtgagattaaaagaaaaacggtGCACGGGGGAACACTAGACCGTCGCGGGGagaataacataaccttggcTACCGATTAGTTCTCTCGCGTGAGACTATTTAAGACGCGGATTTTTACCGACTTCCATCGATGCGATCTAAATGAACGTCTATCGTTTACAACATTTACGATTCAAAGACTGTAAGTGCAGCGAACAGTATTAGGTCTACCGAAAAATTATATCAGgttatgtcattttatttgcgacatatatttctaaaaaatgatattcagaAATAGCTGTCACACTGGCGACAAGGtataagttacgattatattaaattattataataatgcaatGAATATTgggtgcatacaaaatttactgttttctttatttttaatagtagacagaattttatgGTAGACCTAATGAAAGGTTTTATTAAGATTGctacttaaaagaacggacGAACATTTATACCTAATAgcttattgttagaaatcttCGTCTCGAGTcgaactcgttaaagtacggtaCGGGGTTAAGCCTGGTATATTATACgcttgtataaaatgtaagtacatattagggtgtcccttAAATTCTTTCCGCGCCAGGTTATGTACGACTTCGAGAGTATACTAGATGTCACTAACATTCTCAGGTCAAcggtatataattatttaatcaaaatggaATATGCGAATCGGTATGAATTCCACaccaattttttattattttataataataaaaaggcTCTGCTTATCCTACCTACGCTAggattaatcaatttattaggattaataaaatttattcaaccattgattgttttatttagcatAGAAAATCCGCAGCCCagcaatttatacaatttacaaacATAAAGAAACTATTCGACCGGCTCGTTACAACTTTCACGAATATTCGACATCGCACGCGGATCGACGGTTTCGGTCATGAATACGACGGTCGGAACAAGGCTATAAACCGAACGGTAATGGCCAGCTTTGCCAACAAATTGGAATAGTTTACGAGGCGTTCGTCGTTTGAATATCAAGCTCCGTGTCTGTTGTGCATTGTTGCCCCAGGTGTTTCCATCATCCCTAAAGTTTCGATCCGTGGATTTCGGGGCCGTGAGggatgaatttaatattagacTCGTGTCTAGTGTCCGTTCGAATTTTCTGCCGAGCATCATCTCTCGcaattgttaaccctttgcactcgagcggtgactccgaggtaccactaaaattgttccatcacgttcgaagataatttttatataaactgcgagaaattaacataattgaAGAATCAATGTACGATCGTgttttgtcaggttatgtttgtGTGATCTTCTTTTGTCGAGTCCGTTGGGTGTGCCTGTTCTGTTGCGGATATTCGGCCATTTGGTGCGGACGCGTTTCTTAATTGTGctgtatatttctttctttaaacgTTTATATCGAATAGTTGTTTTATAGATAcgtacgaaattttattttagatttacgaTTAAAATAGCTTACAGTGAAAAAGGTTAACGCATCGCGGAGAGATTAATTCGTTTCCTCGTATTTGCagaagtgaaaaataaaaatcatccgAGTTTCATTTATGCGTCGCgtaataatttgttgtttCGCCTAATGCTCGTCGATCTAAAGAAATCACAAGACATGCAACGAGCGTCATAAAACACGCGGAAAGTAACCCTCGCAACTTAATAATACCGATGAGCCACATTCAGCAGATAATTTgacggaaaaatcgcggcaaCGAGGTTACGATATCGAAATCGATCGGGCCGGCGTAGTACGCTAATGAATCCTCCGGCGGAATCCTGCCCGATAAATCCCGTTCTACGCGTACGAGCGTAAAATCGTTTCCGCGACGCGTGTCGTGCAGATCACGCGTCATTCGCAGCGAGACGTAACATTGTTCCGCTGCGAGTCTTTTGTCATTTCTGTCGTCGTAACGTTGTCGCGTCGTTTTCGATTTCATTTTGCGTCGGGGAAAGGAATTGAACGATTTTACTAGGGAGGTAGCAGGGCAAATAAAAGCGCTCCGGAGAGAATGTTCCATGGGGCAACGGTCTGTCACGAGGCGAACACGTGATAGGATGGCGCAGGTCAACGTTCTGTCCCTTCGTTACATGGGTTTTATAATGCGCCGTGGGTCTAAGATGAAAACTGACATAACGGCGGCAATACTCcagcaataatttcttcataCCCTGCATTAATTGTTGACCATTTGGGAAATACGCTTgttaatgtttgaaaattcatttgcagGTCTGGTTGGAGGAACTCTAAAATGAAGTAGCTTCTCGTGACGCCATATTGGATTCCTCTGTTCTAATATTCTTAAAAGATcttttcgaacaatatttgtaacaatataatatatatagagagagatataataatttaaattaacgcAATGGTATCAGAAAAAAGgaacagaaaaatgaatagatgtaaatgtataaatatccTATATACCATACAAATATCAAATGCACTTTTTGTGCAGTCTTTACAACAAATTTGAGAACATTGCATCATAATACGAAtctcaaatatatatacatacgtttttaatttcgtacgCGTACTTGATCAGAGCATTATTAAGTTTTCACGAACACCACGGATAGgtagaattgaatattttgcatgcgattaataatttgttaatacgtCTGAGCTTGTTCCGGTCCGTGAACGGCAAACGGGAGTAAGCAGCGATTAGGCTCTAATCGTTCGAGTAATACCACGGATGACGAGTAGCGTAATCGTAAAAATCGGAGCAGCGAAACCGTGACCGTATTTTATTGCGTCGCCGTCTCTTTTCGTCAGGGAACGAGGACGTTCGATCGTCATCCCGTCGGAATCGATCCGATTCGAATCATCGTTTCGAGATCGCGGCGCATTAATTTCGCACTCTCGTCTGACGCGCTCGTGTCGGCCAGCAGCGATTCTTTCTTCCCGAATACGATTACGGGGGAGTTTGTTGGGCGCGTGCATCGCTCGACGTGACCTTCTCCGATGCAAGTCGCCGATACGCTCCGAGCGGCAATGCACTTGTGCGCTGTGTTGTTCCCGAGTGAATCACACGCTGCCGGACACACCGCGAGAGCGCACTTGTCGGTAAACAATGCGAGGATTGTGTGTACCGGAGAATCGGCCGAACGAGGGCTCCCATTGATGAACAATTCGAAAGATCGGACAAATATTCAGTCGTATGCTTTGTTAATGAACTCTCGCAACCCTCGGATCGGCCAGCCATTTTCACAGATACACCGATCGACATTAATTGCggctagactgcggatcttcatGCAAATGTATACTTCGTTAGGCTATTGCTGTTTTGCATATTGCATATGTTTTGCATGTTTTGATCGGGCAGCACGTGCGGTTTGTTAGGGTCTTACCCCATCGATTCTCTTTCTTCGCGGATTTTagttaaaatttgatttattattattattattattattattactattattttcattattaatattgttaccaGATTTTGTCactactatatattttaagaaaatcagtatttctttttaaatgtataaattatttatttgttcgacTGTTGGAACTAACGTTCTTCTATAAAGCGtcgttttttcaattttaattatgttaaatatatataaattatcgtttTTCTTGAATAGTTGTATTGGTTGCATTTATTATCAGAGAATTAATTAGTAAGAGAAGCGTCAAGTTGTTTTCCACACGAGTCCGACACGTGGAACACAATGACTTCTAGCTCGTGTATTTGCATTTGTTATCGGCCGTGAACTTTATTGGATAAGCTAACTGTTgtgcaatatattaattaaagcgtCATCGGGGCTTCGACGGTTATTACGTGCTGCGTGATGTTCGTCTACCTTTGCTCTTTTGTGCGCTCGTAATAGAGATAATAAGTATTGTTTGATTATTAAAGAGGGAGATGAAAGAGAAATTCTCATAAATCGAGGCTTCTTTCCGAGAACAGCAATAACTAACTATTTACCATTATTAATGTACAATGCTAtggttattaaccctttgtactcgaagccatttcaactgcaagtctaaaataatttttagtgtctagttttttattatatgtagtattttattttcagtagcTTTTAGTGTTTCCATTTCATAGAACAAAATTCTTAAACTCACAAAAGTTACacttttagcaatttttaaatctaagttTTGGctatatctattaaaaataattttggaacgtgacaGTAAACATAACAACAAGAGCTTTTTATAGATccttattgtttataaatctCCGTTGTAAACTTCTAACTGTTTACCAATTGTTAACCCCAACTATGACGAACATTGCATCATCTTTGATGcaagatgaaaataatatgtttgtAACTATTGGCACCATGTTTACAGCAAGAATGTAACATTgaatataagataataatttaaaacaaatatagaaatgctaagatacagaaaaactaaacaattaaaaaatgtatattaaagaaTGTATTGTTTAGTATAGAACTGTTTATCTTCATAGCCTCAGAAATTGATGAAACAAATTCGACAAGGCCAAGTCttttccatttatattttccaaataatattacttattgaAAGCATTTTgcaagtttaaaaatatcacgTTACTTTTATGCTTATCGCATACactttaaatgtattattttagaagaCAGTTTTTAGCGCGTATCAAAGGATGGAcgactttataataataataataaaatcaccGTCTTCCACGGAATTAGCCCGGAAATTCGAGCGCGCGGCGTTTACTTAGCATTATCATCTCAAAGGATACTCACACAGGAGGGAGTCCAGCCGTTCTTTGATGCTCTTGCTCTTATTCATCCTCTCCACGTCGCTGTCGTCCGTCTCCAGCGGCGTTTCCCATTCAGAGGAGTCGTAGGTTTGCTCCTTTCTAGAATCCGCGAGGTCCTCCCTTTCGTTCCTCTTCTCGACGTTATCATACGAGGAGTTTCTGTCACTGTACAGCGACTCCGACGTGTCTGGTGGCTTCAACAGCTCTGGGTACCTGCCGTATCAAGCAACAACGtataagataattatttcaaatacagTGACTTTTAAAGTCGTCGCAATGCTCTTATCTCTTGGATTTAACagagaatattgtaaaagctAGAGCTCCCGTCAACaaccattattattttatcaagagGTTTTTAATCTTTGTCAACTCAACGCATTTAATCTTTGTGATATCCGATGCATAGCAAGTTCCGTTCAAGTAGTAACTACTTCAGCCGGCGATTATCTGCCAATCGCGACAATTTAGCACTCTGTTGAAgtaaaagtacctattatgaaacaaCGTCCAATTGTGGCCCCTTATTGGAACGGTGGCGTAAATTGTGAAGAAAAAATAGATGGAGCAGATGAAagttaatgtaataatttaaagataataataaaaaattgttcgaaaataaAGCTGGCTTATTATCCTTCCATATTCAGATATACATAAAAAGCATAGTATTCTACTTAACAcatattaagtaaaataaaatgtggcACGTATGAATGCCACGCGACTTTTCCATTAACAAATCTCTTGCTCACATATATATTTTGGAAATCGCAGGAGGTGTATAAGTAGCATAAACCACCCTCCGTATCGAAATCATTCTAATGATCTTTCAAAACGAGAAACGTCGTCGACTCACCGTTGGAGAATGATACTCTGAACGGTCAAAGTGTTCCTAACAACGTCCCTGTCGCACTCCTCGTCCGGGAAGGTTCTAGCAACGTTATCGCCCTCGTAATCCGCATCACAGTCGTAGTCTGCATCGCAGTCCTCCCCTTCGTTCCCTAAACAAGATAATCAACCGTTTATCTCACCGGTATATCACGTTATTCCAGCtatcaatcaattttaacgcgcgttaaataaaattaaaatatttctctccGCTACTTCGCAATTCAAAGTGGCGAGAACCGATAAGCGTCCATATAACGGCGTTGTCGCGGTGTAAATGTACCGTTAACGATTGTCGAAAGGTCAAAGTAAACTCAGATTGGACAAATTATCTATCggaatgaatttaaaaaaaaacgtataACAATTCAAGTGCCCCCTCCGCggaatgaattaaaaaacagtattGGCGATAAGCTAATCTGCCTTTGAGACGCCTCTGGTCGCAAGTTTCGCGaactttataacaataattttaatataatcagTTTTTGTTACATCAATATTTAGTTTTTGTTGCTATCAATATCGGtttcattacaatttcttaattataagaatagaatatttcaaaaatatgtgAAGACAAAGGCAGAAGTATTTTACAGCTTATAGTTATTGATTGGACAATTTAGCAAAGGTGTCAAAAGATTCTCAGTCGGAACTACAATAACTGCTTGGATGAGATTAAATAGCAGATGATTTTACAAAtgacaaggttatgttaagtttaAATGACAAAATGGTTGGATTTAAAGTGAAGGAACCAACCAATAAACTCCCAGCTGGAGTCCACGGCCCACGAGGTGTCGTTGAACACCTTGGTTCTGATCTTTGGTGGTTGCACAGGTTTGGCTCTCGGGATTTTCTTCACGTCCTTGGTACCGAGTCGCTTGGCCAGGTTGTCGACGGAGGACGATATCAGAGGCGTTTTGTCCTCCGTCTCCTCGGTCTCTTCCCAATCGATCGGATGTAGCTGATTCGAGTTAGCGCCGATCGGTGTCTGAAGCCAGCCCGGTTCGCTGTGTCGATACTTGTTCGTCGCCGGATTGTTCCTGGCTCGCCTTCTCGGTATAATCGCCGCACTCTGCGCTATAGCGTCGGCCGGCTCCGCGTAGAAAGGGCTGCCCTGCTTCGATTCCGGCGTCAGAGGACTGTTGCTTTCCGACTTCGCTAGCATAAGCCCGAGCTTGTTCCTGGGAGGTGTTACGGTGTTTGGACTGTTCAACGAATTCGCGCTGCCTAAACAGACCAATTATATGGAGTTAATTTGATGAAGTGCAATTGGATAGCTTGATATCACACACCGATATCACTtgcagataaataatttaatcacgCCTATTGACGATAGAACATTACGAAGCACATTACTGATCATGTCCGCACACactaaactaataataaatagtctGAGTTACCCATAATCTTCAAAGACGAGTTTTATGTGTTATAATCGACGTCGACTATGTTATAAAACAGCTCTCGTCGGATCAAAAACGAGAAacactttaaattaaagtttgtACACTCTAGTATTTAacaatcggaataaaatttcacacgATTCCATGAAAATAacacatattattttataacgatcGCAATTGGAGTAACCCAAACTTTTTGCTACTTatgttatagtataatatctaTGAAATAGTATCCATGATAACTATCGAACAATCGCGTCGACCGCAAGATTAAAGGAACGACTCAGCCTTCTATATGATCCTGTCGACGAAGGACGATAATGTACACAGCACGTAATATACAGGCAACAAAATAGAACCTTAGGTGTCAACATAAATACCGACacaagtatacatatatcataaATTGAAAGGTGTGATGCGAAGAGCTATTATAGCTTCGACTGTCTTTGGTCTCTTTCCATCAATTTTGCTATctatcttaaatattaattccaagcGAAGTAGCAACATTTGATTGTCTCTTCTCAGagctaattaaccctttcgcaacAGCGCTCCATTCTTCGCTACCTTTCGTAACTTCGTGCGACTGACCATACTTTGTCGTCGTTTGCGAAAGTGCAAGTGAACCATACTTCACCaccaatatataaaataataatataataataatataaataaaataataatataattatgactATATAAGCGGCGTCAGCCGCTGTGATACACCAAGCGACTGCCGTATACACACGGCACCcgtcgcgaaagggttaacaaaatcCTGACAACCGTTTCATCCTAGTATCAGGTACTCACAAACTCGAGACAACAGGTCCGGTCTCCTCCCCATTCCAGTCTCCTCGAGCGAGCCGTTCCCGTGCTCGCCGGACTTCATCTCCTGTACAGGCTTGAAGCTGCTGAACTCCGGGCTGGTCATCTCCTTGTAGCTGAACTTTTCGTTGCCCATCGACTTGTCGTTCCTCAGGATCATCCTGTCGTTTCTAACGATCAATTCGTTCGTGGTCAATCGGTCGTTGAAGGTCCTCTCGGCCGGATTCGACGGCCTCTCCTGGACCATCAGCCGGTCGTTCGAGTTCCTCAGCCGTTCCTGGGGATTCGCCGCGCCGTCGTTCCTCACTAGCTTGTCGTTCGGCGACCAGGTGGACTGGTTCGACTGGTCTGTCGTGTTCCAGATGTCCTCGTAATCGGAGATCTTGTCGCCCGGCGAACTCCGGTAGTAGGACTCCAAGATGTCCGACTCCTGGTAGTGCTGGGAGTTCTTCCGCGCCTCGCGGTCCCGTCTTCGCTTCGACTTGCTGGTGCTAGACGGTGTCGTCGGCGAGAGAACGTTCGGTGTTTTCACGCCGGTGTTCGGAACTAGCTTCGATAACGGCGAGAGCACCGGGGTGGTTGGTGATAGTGGCGACTTTATGGAGAAGTTCGATGTCAGGGACTTGTTCGACGTTGCGCTCTGCGGGCTCAGCAGTGATGTGTTCGGGTCCGACGGCGTGTTCTGCtgcgaaaaatagaaaatggtcTATTGAAATTGAAGACTCGGATCTTGGAATTAAGGTAGatgtatcaatttttgtgTATAGGGGTTGAAAACGTgtagagaaatattatataagataTTCACAGCACGATTTTTTAGGTTCAGTTTCGCGTAAGTTTTtggtatttaaatttgatatttaaatgtcTCTAATAAGTGGTTGGTGGTTCACAATCACCTGCGAACTGCATACGTCGGTCGTTTGGTTCACATTGAACGTGACCGTGGTGGTGACCGTGAAGTTGTTCTGCGTGTGCGCCATCCCCGGCTTGGCCCATctcggtggcggtggcggcggcgtcTTCACGTTCTGCGCGACCGCATGATTCTCGCCGATGATGTTCCGGATCTCCGGCAGCACCGGCGAGTTCGTGCACGACAGATTATTGAACGTGGAGACGTTGTGATGGAAATTCGTGGTCGAGGTGTTCATCGACGCGAATCTGGTCCTAGACAGCTCGACTATCGTCGACTTGGATGTCTCCGCGACGCTCTTCGCGCCGAAGTTCAGCTTCGCGTCCTGCACCGGGCTCAGCACGTTGTTCTCCACGTTGTGGACCACGGGCGACGGGCATCGCACGCTTTGCACGAGGTTCGGCGAGATCAATTTCTGTGTCAGTTTTTCGGTCGGCGATATCTTCTTTATGTCCATCGGCTCGTTGAACGTCGTTAAGTTCAACGTGTTCGGAGGCGTCGGACGCGGTTGACGAGGCAACGACGACGCGAACGTCGACGTCGTGACGACTGTCGTCGGTGACGAGCTTCCTGCGAAGAAGaacgaagatttatttttgtgtcGGGTTTCCGACGAGCGGACTGAAGCGCGAAATCGAAGGAGAATTAACTCGTTGCGGATGAGAAAGTATGGGATGGTTCTAacactttgatttttaaaactttgaaAATCTAAAAGACGATAATTCAAAACAATATTAGTTGCAATTAAGGCTCGGTTGTTTTACTGTTAAGTGCATATTATTCACACTCACGTGTATCGTGTGATGATATCGGCGCCAGATTCAGTACTATGCTCTCGGTCGTCGGCGTATGgatgttgttgttgttgttattgttattgctaTGGTTATTGTTACCTGAAAATGATTACAATTGCCATTAGATATTTCTGTACTAATCATTCTTTTCATATCAACAATACAAAATTAGTAACATTACATCGTTCGTCAGCACTGAGGAGGTTAACCCTATGCactccgaattttatttcaatttcgttaccaGCAGTTCCCAACGctttcaagtattttattttatatttattttaattaaaaaataagacaatttaaataaataaaggatgaAACAAATTCACTTAAACACCGGTTTTAGTTACACTAttgtcatattttaaaaatttcaagagtATGATATCTTTTAcgcttaataataataataaccaatAAACCGGTTCGGTAAGAGCGTCGGTAACGTGTGCACgacatctatttatttggGCATGAAACAATGTCGAGTGGGACTCGACAATGGAGCTCCTGAGATAAAAACTAACGTCGAGTCACACTCGACATaggagtgcgaagggttaaaattgaatGGAAGCCTCCATTGTCGCGAAACAATTTGCGATAGTAGTCTTTATTATCGAACCTACCCCCGCGAAAACTGCTCAGGCTCGAtgtgttgctgctgctgctttcCGGTGGTTTCGGGTTCGCCATCGGGTATCTCCAGAACTCCTGACCCAGAAGCGCCAGCGAGGAGAGTTGCTGCCTATTCTTGGCCTCCCGCATCGCCCTTGGCAGTGTCAATTGGACCGGCAATTCGTCGCTGCTCGCCGAaggaaaacaaataaatcagcATGAATTAACCTGTCTACACGCGGAAACTATTCTTAgactaataatattctttcccCGATACAATTGCGGAGCAACTCTGACGAGAGCGTTCGGCGTTACTAATTCACCAATTCGtcactaatttattattttcagaagcCACGAAATAGAAAGTTTAAcgctatttttatcgatcttCTCTACACACTTAGTTTtagctaattaattttataatagttacagGAGATATTGAAATGTTGGTAGAACTTGGACGAGAGCGTTCAGCGTTACCAATTCACCAATTCGTGCGTGTTAATTTTCAAAAGCCACGAAATAGAAAGTTTAACactattttcatcaattttatctACACACTTAGTTTTAtctgattaattttataataggcACAGGAAACATTGAAATGTTGCTAGAACAATCGCGATTAAACGtggagaataattttaacctaAAAATTGTAAAGGTGTTTcttttggtaaaaataatttgtttggatagaaattttaaatagtgtATCATCGCTGCtctaatgaaaattatgaGAAACGATCACTTTTATAAACGAAGAAAACAATGAACTACCGAATGACTGTTGTTGCGCGCTATTTCAGAGAAGTGTAAAGTGACAGGggattgtttttaaaatagcaTAACCGCGCTTACGTCAAGGAGGAATTTAGGTTAGAAACTTCATAGAAACCGATCTTTTCTCGCACTGACAAAttcttgttaaataaaattgttttcttcatTGTAGTTTAAGCagcagataaaatatataaggttaaattaaatgaacaaactgcatgtttaaataaatgaaactcgaAACATTTAGGCAAAACAACagtgaacaaaaataataatatctagaCGATTAGCCATTTTCTCTGCAATGTACACtcctattaaaaaatgtactatATTTTCTACGGAAAAGTGGTtcgcaaaaatgtttaaataaaaaatgcgaaACCTATCATTTTACCATGGTAAACTGTGTTCAACGAAGATGACATTCTGCTCTTGTGAAAACGTATTATGTAGTACCTCGCATGCTCCATTGTGAATTACATAACGATCGCGTGCAACCCATTGTCGTTGCCtttcgatattaataacaaaaggGGAACAGCTTGAAACAGAAGTGCGCTATCAGATCGTCGCGGTATAGTGATAAAGCATCATGGTAAAACGGGCGGAACGCTCACGTGAATcattaacactaggtttactgAGATTTCTTATAACCTATCTATACGACACGCGTCAATTCTACGcatgttaaaaacaattaaaaattttgtagaataagttaattatttctaaaggAGGATTTTCATACACGTgtatcgatattaaaatatctatattaaaatgatacggTATTTTATAAGTCCTTCGGCgaagagtaaaatattatctgtattaagaaaaatagtagCATTATGTGCCAAATTAACGCATTCGCAGagataggttatgtcaaggtttaaaatttcgaaattcgaaggCGTGGAAGAAAATCTATTTTGACAAATCTGatcgattttcaaatttttcagtttaaaaatgaaaaatgcgtCAAATCGACGCGCTTCGTAAACCTAGCATTAAACCTAGCAGCTAAAAGGAAAAACGATGCATCGCTTAATCTACTATTCGCGTCGATTATGCGAAAACCGAGCTTAATGGCGCGATCGTGGCTCTGCAGCGGTTCTATTAGATCGCCCAAATAATCTCTGGATACGATCGCGCGGCTACTTTCACCCGTCGCAGGTTTCGTTCGCGGCTtgggatcggatcggatcgctTCCACGCGCGCTCGAGGATTTGATAAATtatgcaacgcgcgcgcgcgagagagagagagagagatcgccCCCGGCCTAATCCTCGAGCGACGTGTTTTGATCGGTGTGCAATTTCAGCCGCGACGAGGTAAAACCGAATCTCCCCCGGCGACGGCTAAATCAACTCGTCGTTGCTTGTGATTCGGTGCTCTCGCGGTGATCAAACGCCTCTGATTCCACAATCCACAGGTCAATCGTACCACTTGTATAAACTACAGAATTGGATGGGATCACCTGACGGTATCCGCAATCCGCTTTTGTCTCGATCGACTCGATACCGTGTTTAAGAATTGACTAATAGTTGACCGTAGATCTCTAAATGTGGGGAGATCTAAATTT is a window encoding:
- the Spri gene encoding src homology 2 domain-containing protein sprint isoform X2, with product MTSLIQRDFGSPRKRESTSSNASSYLMLLNSLATDLDCMLSELCTTPNSYDRSDVFLEPYLQQHGTVQVVSSPSTPPPNPLQHHQLTQLHHVQSEESLSSEGSATSGGSSSSTEDSGSEVACDITLIERLIRSHPIWFLPGIQRAGAFHLLQGKEEGNFVVRQSSQSDTMALSVRLPPGKGPYIEHYLIQANKGKLSLETSENRFDNIPSLIAHYSQCCDELPVQLTLPRAMREAKNRQQLSSLALLGQEFWRYPMANPKPPESSSSNTSSLSSFRGGNNNHSNNNNNNNNIHTPTTESIVLNLAPISSHDTRSSSPTTVVTTSTFASSLPRQPRPTPPNTLNLTTFNEPMDIKKISPTEKLTQKLISPNLVQSVRCPSPVVHNVENNVLSPVQDAKLNFGAKSVAETSKSTIVELSRTRFASMNTSTTNFHHNVSTFNNLSCTNSPVLPEIRNIIGENHAVAQNVKTPPPPPPRWAKPGMAHTQNNFTVTTTVTFNVNQTTDVCSSQNTPSDPNTSLLSPQSATSNKSLTSNFSIKSPLSPTTPVLSPLSKLVPNTGVKTPNVLSPTTPSSTSKSKRRRDREARKNSQHYQESDILESYYRSSPGDKISDYEDIWNTTDQSNQSTWSPNDKLVRNDGAANPQERLRNSNDRLMVQERPSNPAERTFNDRLTTNELIVRNDRMILRNDKSMGNEKFSYKEMTSPEFSSFKPVQEMKSGEHGNGSLEETGMGRRPDLLSRVCSANSLNSPNTVTPPRNKLGLMLAKSESNSPLTPESKQGSPFYAEPADAIAQSAAIIPRRRARNNPATNKYRHSEPGWLQTPIGANSNQLHPIDWEETEETEDKTPLISSSVDNLAKRLGTKDVKKIPRAKPVQPPKIRTKVFNDTSWAVDSSWEFIGNEGEDCDADYDCDADYEGDNVARTFPDEECDRDVVRNTLTVQSIILQRYPELLKPPDTSESLYSDRNSSYDNVEKRNEREDLADSRKEQTYDSSEWETPLETDDSDVERMNKSKSIKERLDSLLSPPRLQALKNRDNTGTGSTIRSYALQLAADKTTTFSQNIDNFIQCTKEGKEASPHVVMRNMRQFMSGMKNYLVKHGEREFEKEVEKERVKLKPNEFLNLDAILEGVMMGLVVRPLREHVYRLFVEHYATTGSLQTLAESIQHAQGKHVQDLGVRPKIIPPSDPSLERILKYIDRLQKADSPLDKLENLLAAISAIFNSVKHANSGRHVTLGADDLLPLLVWVLVRGKVVDAEVEAEYMWGLLHPSLLTGEGGYYLTTLSSAVHVLKTFKSSQGTMSTLNGCGTPDCSSVLRILVPDELHGSLNTRTLPVRPNMNTREICRILAHKIRCTNPQDYGLFKLVQGEETLLGDHECPQELSHCLFAYKRIDAKIAWPRTSS
- the Spri gene encoding src homology 2 domain-containing protein sprint isoform X8, which codes for MTVEKTRSDVFLEPYLQQHGTVQVVSSPSTPPPNPLQHHQLTQLHHVQSEESLSSEGSATSGGSSSSTEDSGSEVACDITLIERLIRSHPIWFLPGIQRAGAFHLLQGKEEGNFVVRQSSQSDTMALSVRLPPGKGPYIEHYLIQANKGKLSLETSENRFDNIPSLIAHYSQCCDELPVQLTLPRAMREAKNRQQLSSLALLGQEFWRYPMANPKPPESSSSNTSSLSSFRGGNNNHSNNNNNNNNIHTPTTESIVLNLAPISSHDTRSSSPTTVVTTSTFASSLPRQPRPTPPNTLNLTTFNEPMDIKKISPTEKLTQKLISPNLVQSVRCPSPVVHNVENNVLSPVQDAKLNFGAKSVAETSKSTIVELSRTRFASMNTSTTNFHHNVSTFNNLSCTNSPVLPEIRNIIGENHAVAQNVKTPPPPPPRWAKPGMAHTQNNFTVTTTVTFNVNQTTDVCSSQQNTPSDPNTSLLSPQSATSNKSLTSNFSIKSPLSPTTPVLSPLSKLVPNTGVKTPNVLSPTTPSSTSKSKRRRDREARKNSQHYQESDILESYYRSSPGDKISDYEDIWNTTDQSNQSTWSPNDKLVRNDGAANPQERLRNSNDRLMVQERPSNPAERTFNDRLTTNELIVRNDRMILRNDKSMGNEKFSYKEMTSPEFSSFKPVQEMKSGEHGNGSLEETGMGRRPDLLSRVCSANSLNSPNTVTPPRNKLGLMLAKSESNSPLTPESKQGSPFYAEPADAIAQSAAIIPRRRARNNPATNKYRHSEPGWLQTPIGANSNQLHPIDWEETEETEDKTPLISSSVDNLAKRLGTKDVKKIPRAKPVQPPKIRTKVFNDTSWAVDSSWEFIGNEGEDCDADYDCDADYEGDNVARTFPDEECDRDVVRNTLTVQSIILQRYPELLKPPDTSESLYSDRNSSYDNVEKRNEREDLADSRKEQTYDSSEWETPLETDDSDVERMNKSKSIKERLDSLLSPPRLQALKNRDNTGTGSTIRSYALQLAADKTTTFSQNIDNFIQCTKEGKEASPHVVMRNMRQFMSGMKNYLVKHGEREFEKEVEKERVKLKPNEFLNLDAILEGVMMGLVVRPLREHVYRLFVEHYATTGSLQTLAESIQHAQGKHVQDLGVRPKIIPPSDPSLERILKYIDRLQKADSPLDKLENLLAAISAIFNSVKHANSGRHVTLGADDLLPLLVWVLVRGKVVDAEVEAEYMWGLLHPSLLTGEGGYYLTTLSSAVHVLKTFKSSQGTMSTLNGCGTPDCSSVLRILVPDELHGSLNTRTLPVRPNMNTREICRILAHKIRCTNPQDYGLFKLVQGEETLLGDHECPQELSHCLFAYKRIDAKIAWPRTSS